TCAACTAAGCTTTCCGGTAAACTTTTCGTTTTGTACTCTGAAGGCATTCCTATCCAGTACATACCTGTAGAAAACGTCCAGTTCTTGTGTTTATAGCTTACAAAAATATTATTCTGATTTTCGTTCGTGTTCAGGAAAGCACCGCTAAGACTATACACCGGAATATTGAACTGATACTGAAGTGAGAAAGATTTATATTCTGAGGAAAGCGAAAAATAATTTCCTAAATAATCATTCTTAATCAAAGCGCCGGTACTGGTTTTTACCGTTTCAGAAGTAGGTGTAATCACAGCTTTTATTACAAACAGGCTATTCCCGAAAGGCTTATAAGATCCTGTAAGCTGTACTCCGTATCGCTGCCCGTTTTTCCCGTTTTCATAAGTGAGTGCATAACCTCCCAATACATCATCCTGAACATAATACTGATTGATTACCCTGTTGGTATATCGGTAAAACAGACCTGCATTAAAGTCAAAATACTTGTTATTAAAAGAATAGGTCAGGTTGTTAGAAAATACCTGCTGAGATTCTAAAAAGGGATTTCCTCTTTGGACAATATTGGGAGCCAGCTGTACCACGTTACTACTCAAAGCATTACTCCAGGGGCTTACCGGATTATAACTTGCTGTAAAACGAAGGTTCTGATTGTTTTTAAGTTGATAGGCTAAAATAACCTTTGGAGTAAAAGTCCATTCATCAAAAGTATTCTCTGCACTTTTGTTGTGAATATTTGTAAGACCAGCTCCAATGCGGTAACTGAATTCATTCACCTTTCCAGCAAATTCGGTATAAAAATACTGCTCCAGATAATTGACACTGTATTGAGAATATCCGGCAAGGTTATTCAGATCATTGGAAATAGAAGACCTTGAAATACGATATCCGGATGATAGTTTTCCTGCTTCAAAATCATGAGTATGGGCAAGCTCTCCTACCAGACTCGTTTGCTTTGCCTTTAAAACCATATCATTATCATATACCGAAAGTCCCGAACCTACAATCCATTCCCTGGCAGTTTCTGAAGTATTGGTCGTATAATGAGAACCTACTACATTAATGCTCAGCTCATCTTTTTCACCAATCTTTTTGGAGTAATAAAGATCCAGCTTAGGAATCACATAATCTGAACCATTATTTTTAAACATCGCATGTTCTTCCTTCAGATCATCTTCACTAAAGATACTCTGCCCTACTCCTTTTGAAAATCTGCTGAAAATGTCCATATTCAGTTTGGCCTGAAAAGCATAATCATCGGGAACAAGTCTTGTATAACGTAAAGCAACATTCTGAAAAGTATATCCGAAATGATCTTTCCTGTTTTCATCAGAACGGTAATGCTTTCCGTTCAGCTGGTAATCATAGATACTGTTTACTCTTCTGTCATTATAATCTCTTAAATTCAGGGAATATTCTAAACCGAAATTATTTTTCCCTTTTGTATAATTGGCGTAAGCAGAACCATTCACAAATCCTGTATTCAACGCTGTAGAAACATCAGCCCCGAACACATATCCCGTTTCTGTGGATCTCGTCAGAATATTAACTACAGTATCTGCTCTTGTTGCCCATCTTGCCGGTGGAATATCATAATACTCAACTTTCACAACCTCACTGGGTGTAACGCTTCGGATCTGCATATCTGTAGCTTCAATCCCGTTGATAAGAAATAGTGTAGTTCCTCCTTTCGTACTGGTAATGGTATTCGATACCGGATCCAACTGTAATTCAGGAAGGGTACGGAGCAGATCTTTTGCATAGCGTGCTCTTTCCAATGCCTCTTTATCAAAAGTATAAACTGCTTTATCCGCAAACTGTTTTTTACGTTGTGATTTTAAAATAACTTCCTGGATCTCTTTTGTTGCTGCAACATCGGCTGTATCGTTTTTCTTCTCCTGGGCAAAAGCAAAAGCTCCACAAAGAAAGAATATGGTATAAATAGTTTTTTTCATATCAAAAGATGAATTATACTATTAGGACAATCAATCTCCGACGTGTATTACATTGATGATCATTAAAAATTAAAGATTAATTAAATTTTAAAAAAAATCTAATTATTATGTTAAATACAGCCCGCTTTTTGCTGGTACTTTTTAACATCACAAAATATAAAGTCATGAAAAAAGCATTCATATTAATTCCCTGCTTTCTTTTTTCAGCATTGGGAGCTCAGGAAACTCAAAACAGTTCAGGAGAAAAGATGAATATCATCAAAACCAATGTCACAGCTTATGCTTTCAGAAACATTAACCTGTCTTATGAGCGGGTCATCAACCAGTGGTTTTCAGTGAACATCGGTTTCGGAACAATGCCGGAAGGAAAAGTACCGTTCATCAATGCCTTTCTGAAAGACGAAGATGAAAAAAGATTCCAGAATCTTAGGGTAAAAGCTACCAATTTTACCATAGAACCGAGGTTTTATATCGGTAAAGGCTATGGAAAAGGATTTTATTTTGCACCTTATTATCGGTATTCAAGTGTTACTTCCAATACTTTTGATTTTTATTATGATTACAATGGTCCTAATTCAATTACTTATCAAATCCCGCTTAGAGGCCAGGGAGACACTAATGGAAACAGTGGCGGCCTGATGGTGGGAGTACAATTCTTTTTAACAAGGAGTCAGAATCTTGTACTGGATTTTTGGATTGCAGGAGCACACTACGGAAGTGGAAAAGGTGATTTTACCATGACCTCAGATTATATATTAACTCCTGACATGCAGGCTCAGCTTAAAAAAGAAATTGAAGACCTGGATATTCCTTTTGTAAAGTATACGGTAGAAACCAATGCCAATGGTGCCAGAATAAAAGTGGATGGTCCTTGGGCGGGCTTTAGAAGCGGGCTTTCCATTGGATATAGATTTTAAAAATTTACTCTTACCTATTATTCAACCGTTCTTTTTCAGAGCGGTTTATTTTTTTTCTGAAATTTGTATCTTGGGTGCCAAAAACTTGTCTGAAATAATAATTTATGAATTCATCCTCTATCACTACTGGTCAAAGAATCAAAGCCATCATAGGCGGATCTATCGGAAATCTTGTTGAATGGTATGATTGGTATGCCTACGCTGCTTTTGCCATTTATTTTTCACATTCATTTTTCCCGGATTCTGACCTGAATGCACAGCTGATGAATACAGCAGGAATATTTGCGGTAGGCTTTCTGATGCGCCCCATTGGAGGCTGGATATTCGGAAGTATTGCTGACAAGATCGGAAGAAAAAAGGCAATGACACTTTCTGTATTACTCATGTCATTCGGATCTCTTCTGATTGCTCTTACTCCTACTTATAAAACCATCGGAATTCTGGCTCCTGCTTTATTGCTGATCGCCAGACTATTGCAGGGATTGAGTGTAGGAGGCGAATATGGCGTTTCCGCAACTTATCTCAGCGAAATGGCATCAGAAGATAAAA
The window above is part of the Chryseobacterium sp. MA9 genome. Proteins encoded here:
- a CDS encoding TonB-dependent receptor domain-containing protein, which produces MKKTIYTIFFLCGAFAFAQEKKNDTADVAATKEIQEVILKSQRKKQFADKAVYTFDKEALERARYAKDLLRTLPELQLDPVSNTITSTKGGTTLFLINGIEATDMQIRSVTPSEVVKVEYYDIPPARWATRADTVVNILTRSTETGYVFGADVSTALNTGFVNGSAYANYTKGKNNFGLEYSLNLRDYNDRRVNSIYDYQLNGKHYRSDENRKDHFGYTFQNVALRYTRLVPDDYAFQAKLNMDIFSRFSKGVGQSIFSEDDLKEEHAMFKNNGSDYVIPKLDLYYSKKIGEKDELSINVVGSHYTTNTSETAREWIVGSGLSVYDNDMVLKAKQTSLVGELAHTHDFEAGKLSSGYRISRSSISNDLNNLAGYSQYSVNYLEQYFYTEFAGKVNEFSYRIGAGLTNIHNKSAENTFDEWTFTPKVILAYQLKNNQNLRFTASYNPVSPWSNALSSNVVQLAPNIVQRGNPFLESQQVFSNNLTYSFNNKYFDFNAGLFYRYTNRVINQYYVQDDVLGGYALTYENGKNGQRYGVQLTGSYKPFGNSLFVIKAVITPTSETVKTSTGALIKNDYLGNYFSLSSEYKSFSLQYQFNIPVYSLSGAFLNTNENQNNIFVSYKHKNWTFSTGMYWIGMPSEYKTKSLPESLVDYKVHTQIMNNKSMFILGLSYDFSKGKKTEIQRKLNNETAPAATF
- a CDS encoding DUF3575 domain-containing protein, which translates into the protein MKKAFILIPCFLFSALGAQETQNSSGEKMNIIKTNVTAYAFRNINLSYERVINQWFSVNIGFGTMPEGKVPFINAFLKDEDEKRFQNLRVKATNFTIEPRFYIGKGYGKGFYFAPYYRYSSVTSNTFDFYYDYNGPNSITYQIPLRGQGDTNGNSGGLMVGVQFFLTRSQNLVLDFWIAGAHYGSGKGDFTMTSDYILTPDMQAQLKKEIEDLDIPFVKYTVETNANGARIKVDGPWAGFRSGLSIGYRF